From the genome of Watersipora subatra chromosome 9, tzWatSuba1.1, whole genome shotgun sequence:
AGTTTGGAAAAGTTGAAAATATGTTATTCCACCTTTTATGACTAACCTCACATGGAAATGCAAACAATTGGGTATATTAGGAACATCGTCATAAATTCAGATGCTCTTACCAGCCgttgtatatatatcatttgataCAAACTAAAGCTGACCAGCTCACTACCAAAAAATTAGCTTTATCACGAATATCTACCTCACTCTATTTTGAATTTTCTACAAGCTGTAATATCACAACTGGTAAGGCAGCGTTAAAGAACTATACAGATGTACGAACATACCTAACAAACATGCGACTCGTAGAAGCATTTGACACACCTTTCTCATCATCTTCGTAGAATTTTGTCTCTTAGCTGTTCAGCAAACTTGATTAAGCAAAATGGCTCTCATGAATATAACATTTCTTTTTACAGTTGAGCAGTAACATATAGCGCAATTTGAGACGCGTGCAAAATGCCTATCATGCTCTGGTTGGACCAGTGATTATGACTAACTTTGACAAATATCATTAATCACAGTAGGGAATGTAACATTATGCACAGCGCAAGCTTTAGACTTCCGACTAGAATAGCGCAGAGCTTTGTGCAAATTCTGCTGAGCGCTTTTCTACCAACATTCAATGCAGTCCAAAGGTGTAAACGAATAaactataataacagctataTACAGGCAGAGAAACAGTCATCAGCAAATAACCCCTTAATCTGCAGTTGAAATATACTTAAAACTTCATGAAGTCAAGCagaaatgtattttcttttgaacgATCTTCGACAAAATAGTTAACTTTCTGGAATCAACTCTATAAGCTTGCGCAAAACTACTTACAGTACAGTAGATCCTATAGTAAAACTACTTACAGTACAGTAGATCCTATAGTAAAACTACTTACAGTACAGTAGATCCTATAGTAAAACTACTTACAGTACAGTAGATCCTATAGTAAAACTACTTACAGTAAAGTAGATCCTATAGTAAAACTGCATACAGTAGATCGTATAATATAATAAGGATTGTAAAACACGGTgcaaataaacaaaattattgtaaaGAAACAAGTCATTTACATACACTTCTCACAGGCCTTAAGGATCTGCTGCAGGAGCTTGTAAGCAACACGGCATTTGTGACACCTTTGTGCAGTCCATTATTACTTGTTGAAAACATTTAGACTCGGTCAAGTTTTGTACTAATTGTTTCACTTTTCAGAAAAAATCCATGTTATTAGAAAAGCTTCCTCATTAGCTCTGGAAAACAAATTTAAGCCGCGTTGCTGGTCGTGTGACAGAGAGAACACTACACCAAAACATAAAATCCCTGGAGCTACATAGTTATGTATATGCAACATATCCATAAGACTGatggaaaaaattatttattaatcagAGTCTAGTAATAAACTTAAGCATTCAATAATGTACAATATTGGCAGCAGTAAATAAATAATCATattataatagaaatataaatgcTGATATTATCACAACACTCAATATTACAATAAATAGACACCGGCAGTAAATGCAAACTCTATATACATAAAGAATTAGTATCAGCTGGTAAATCCTATGTCTGTGGTGAATGAAAAAGTGGGTCCTGCTAACTTACTTGAAGTTAGAGATTTGGAGATCTGCTAGCAGCATGATCTTGCTGTCGTGTAGTCACGAAGGAGACAGTTTAGTTACTTGTGAATACTAAGTCTTTACAACTAGTGCTTTAGATAAATAAATAGCGAGAGCAGATAACTACAAGATAGAGGCATATCTCGCAAGCTTGGCCTTTTTAGAGCTTTCACGAGTGAAACTCTGTAATTCTCTTGACAGCTTCAGCAGGTGTTTTATGCTACTTTCGGCCTGTAGATTTACCGATTCGACTTTTGCCGACACCGGCAGTAGGTTTAACTCCTCCTTTAGATTTGTTCTTGTAGTTGTTATTATGTCTGCGTGGATTGCCTTTGCACGCAGACGCCATGTTAGTCATGAGATGATCCGTCCAAGAGTTGTCTCCAGCTGGTATGTTCTGGTGGCAGAGAGGACAGTGTGATTTCTTCGGGTCTGCCGCTACAATGATATGTTAGTGCATGCTATCAACCAGGTTTTATTCATCACAAATCATACCTGACAGCGAATGGCCTGCCCCATAATACTGATTTGTTCTTTGTAATGGTAACCAGACTGGCTGACCTTTTGAACCATGAATAACGTATAATTAATACACAATTAACGATCAATAATGTCTGATTAACAACAATCGGACTATCAATCTATCTTCTAGAACAAAAGGCTAAGGCATATCTCATCTAGGTTATACTGTCGAGGTCTAAGGCAATAAAATGAGTTAATGTCAAATCTACGGCTCTGTACCAAAAACACTGGCATACTAATGAGCGATTTTTGAtcactaaagcctggtttccatatgacagcgtaATGATCGTGCGCAGCCCAGtaatcgtgcgcaatgcatttcttgggcgacgatgcagtgtttccatatcgcacGTAAGcgtcatgcttgcattggacagggtgggtgatttccttactttttcgtaggagagaccgatttcttcggaaaacatCGCTCcatttgaattgtgggataggttgaaaaggtcggGCGGTGTATCGTGAGATACATCATTGCGCGCCACCATctcaaggatccattctgttggatccttgcgatcagcgtacgcacgtcacgcgatcgtcgtgcgttgacgttttCATATCACCGccggcctacgcacgacgtcgtgcgccttgttgcacgccttgcgctgtcatatggaaaccaggctttagagaaTGAGATTTTAATTACGTACTCTGTTGGATAACAACAACttctatatacttatatatagcTCTATGTATTTATAGACAGCTAAACTAAAAGACTAAAGAATCATGCttacatgcaataaaatatataaaggtAGGTTCAATTACAATCCAAGTTAACTGAAGTTAAAATAATTCCATAAATTCTTTTATacttttttactttattttagacatattgaatttttttatctgTTTAGACCTTGCTGTATGAAACAGTGAAAGCAAAATAGGGTGAAAAAAACGCTTTAAGGATAGCTGGGGCATCTATTAcggtatatattttttaattattttagacACAACATTTTCCTTTTTTGTGTAGCATAAATCTTGTTGTGCAAAAAGTTAAAGACtcaatttaaattgacattgaaaaaGTACGGTCCCTTTAGTTCAGTGTACAATTACTGTAATCATGGACCCTAAGCTAAGAGTAAGTGATAAGTAAGAGggaaagttgttgatacaaaccaataatatcacAGTTACTATACAGTATTTGAATTAAGAAGGTAAGTTTAGTTTTATCCTTTTGAAAGGTCAAAGCGAtgagtttaaaaaaatcttggAACGGAGGCTatttatgtgaattttgtgcATTGTATCACATAAAATCCCTGCAAAGTAAACGCTTTCggaatgaattatttacgttatgAGAGCGTCTACTGCATAGTTTTAAACCTACGATTGCAGGCTTTGGCCTTGACATGCTCATCAAATTCAGTTTTGGGTATAGCTTCAGTGCATCGCGGACACTTGCTGTAGGTGCCTTTCGCCTCACATTCCGTGAGCAAGTGCTCTGTCAGTCCAGCTATCTCCACCACCTGCATAGTGTGTCAGACATCAGAGAAAACAGAGTCAACCAAAATAGAATAGCGTTATGTCCTTGGTTGAGTAGCGATGAGTCTCCGCTACTCTTTTCtaagtttataaaaatgtaaCCTGATACACCTAACAGGATGTAGCTGAGTGTATGCACCTTCTGAATGTAAAAGCACTTGCTATACAATCAACTAGTGGGAAAAAAGGatttaattgtatgtaacaacgaTAGCTTTTAGGATTAACATCGTCTATAACTTACCTGCTTACAGTTGCTGCAGCGCTTTAACATCGGGCAACTCTTCCAGTAGTGTAGGTCAAGGCCTTCTTCCGTGAAGGTGTCATTCTGCTCGTTGCAGAATATGCAGGTGCTGCAGAGTAAACATTAGCAGGTGACACATTTAGCAGGTGACACATTTAGCAGCCAATCCTAACAGTTCATAAGCGTCTCAATAGTGTCGTTAAATTTCAAACAATTGAACAAAGCATAAAAACCGACGTGACAAGAAGCCTACTAACCGGTCAAATTTCGTAATGGTCGACATTGCATCTTCTTCAAGAGGAGGTACTATCGACTTCTAAAAAAAAAGGTAAAGTCGTCGAAATTGGCAAAATGAAAGACTAGTCTTGTTATGGTAGTGAGGAGCTGGTGAGCAGCATCATATCGGCATCATACGCTCCTACCTTATTGCTGACAGATCCCTTCTTCTTGTTGTTAGCTGGCAGGTTGGATTGCAACGCTCTCATTTGTGCGATTTGCCGTTGCAGATCCTCCACTTCTGCCTTTTTAGCCGCTTCATCTGCCTGTCGATTTTTCTGAGAAAAAGATAATTCCAATTGTTTCAGAGGAGTTTTTGAATGTCCAGAAAGTTGAATACTGTGTAGATATGACAGAGTACAGGATACAATGCTACTGCCGTTATCACAAGAGCGTGGTAGGTAAAATTCAAAGTCCCAGTACCATCAGTGTTCCTCAAGAATGCGGAAGAGTGACCAAATAAAATCTCTAgcaataaagtaataaataatGTATCTAAAGTATAGCATGATTACATGTAAGTAGTTCCTTCCACAATGTGCACAGCAGAAACCAATTAGAGTGAGCGCCCAAGACTTACAGACAAATGATACTGAAGCCTGCAGACACCGAGTCAGAACATAACTGCTTACAGTTAAATTATAAGAACTCTGGCAATAAATATTGTGCGAAGCAATAGAGCTTTAAAGATACTTACACCATAGTACTATAAGAGAATGATACTGCATGATAcactgcatttttcaaccattaaTACTGTACAGCAACACCAGTTAATATTGGTGTATGTTTGGGAACACATAATCGATTCCCCTGCATAGCAAGCAGAGTCATTCTTGTACAAATGAGCGGAGTTGGGAGGTCTCTTTCAATACGTCAAATCTTCCATGGGAAAATCTCTATGCAAGTAAATCCATCGCAGCAGCAAACATAACTTGAATCACTAATACATACAATCTAATAACGAAGGTTAATGTTAGCCTCGCATGTTTAAAGGATGGGGACCAATAAGGTGAGAGCTGAAAGGCTGGGGACCAATTAAGCGAGAGCTGAAAGGTGGGGGGATCAATTAGGTGAGAGCTGAAAGGCTGGGGAACAATTCGGTGAGAGCTGGTCATCAAACAATGgatcaacaaaatcttgcaAATAACTTCTGTCCTTAGCGTCACAAACTCAAAGTTATGAACAGATTTCCAGGATTTTCCATAACCAGGTTTCAAGCATTCACTAGCCGCTTTCAACTAACCAGTTTGTATATTTAAAAGAGTACTTGTCATATCTCATGTGTTCACCTCACGCATTATCCTGATACCACAATAACTGTATTATCCTGATAACACAATAACTGTATTACCCTGATACCACAATAACTATGCTATCCTGATACCACAATAACTATATTATCCTGATAACACAATAACTGTATTATCCTGATACTACAATAACTATAGTGTGAGGTCATACGCCTGCTCTAACTTACCTCAATTTCCTTTTTACTAGGTTTGCCATCAATAACATCAAAGGCCTCAAACAACTGCCTATAGAGTGTATTTCTCCTAGTCTTTTCATCATCAGGTGGGAGATAACTTTTGACGGCGGAACTACGCTCTTTGTAAAGTTTGATAATAAGTGCTTCTGTAAGGGACCGGACTTGCCCAGAGTGATGCTGGAGAGCATTCACACAGAACTTCATCAGGTTATCAACAGTCAGACCACTGCAATGAGCATAATAACATTCATAAGAACACACCCTGCCATATGCTTTATCATAATACGagcatctgtctgtctgtccgatgCCACTCTAagcattaggaaaaagattgctACACACAGAAATCGAACCGAGATATTCGGATTTCCAGCCAAGCACAGTACTAGCTGCGGCACTCGATCACCTTGCTGCATCATGAAATAATTATGCGCATACATATTACCCACCCGGGACTGCGAGCTTTTAGTACAGATTACTAAAGATTTGTTTAGTAGTCTACTTGCTGCCTATGATTTTTGTTAATACAATGACTCAATCAAATGTATTAGTCCATTACTAGGTTTTCTCCCTACCCTATGCTGAGCTCATGGAGGGTAGCCCCATCACTTTTGGAAGCTGATGGAAAGGTGGTCCATTATTAGTATAGTTCTACTCTCGCAGCAACACAATTATTGGCATGAACAGAAGCTGTGCCGAGCACCTTTGTCTgcattttgtagaattttttagCGAGCCACGAGTTCACACGATAAAAAACAGCTCAGAGGTGATTAATTCCAGCAGCATTGGACCCTTGGaatttatcataattattatatacctaCCGAAGgtcataaattttttaataaaaaactgacaaaaatgTTGGTGGCTTCAATTAAACTGATTCTTTAGTTTCATAAGAAGCACTAGCTGGAAGCGCGGGTATTAAAACCAGcttgtaaacaatgagaggtagtgagagttgcctgccacttgctattagcctggcacattgccaatgaataacctgaataagcttactaataagagctaccattTCTCATTGCGTTACGCCATCACCTGGTGTCGTGACAGAGATCAGTAgcgtatttgctctcatatagtgacatatactGCCTAGCAAATTTATCACGCTCATGTGGCTTAATTATTAAGGGGTTGGACCGGCGAACGGGAGGCGATCAGAATCTCCGATACGGATTCGTTATTCCaagatattaatagctatagctgaactaTCACAACGACGAACAAATACTCACACGACcagctttgagaaatatatagatagatgtTCAATTTGCATGTTCTAATTTTCATGAGAGTTAAAACAGGTAAAACCATTCTTTGAATGGATTCCCTGTTCTAGCAAAGACAGAAGTGTGTTGTACCCTATGAAATCACTCGAGTACCCTTGTCTACACATTCATATGGTGAGAGCTGTATACATCATCAAAACAGCATTGGAGTTCATAACGGCTTTTCAATACAAGAACTAAAATGACACAAAGGAATTACTGTGACCTGTTTCCAGCTCACCTGTCCTTGCTTGTCAGCTTGGTATACAACTCATCCACGACTTCCACATGACTCTGAGCGAGTCTAGGAGCTGTGTTCAGTTTAAATGGCCGCACGCAGAATAATGGTACAGCATGTGTTGCCTGCAAGATGAACATGATAACACAACTGTAAGCGTGATCAATTCAGTGAAGTCGTGCTTACAAGCCCTTGACAAgcctattatatacatgtatatattgtcaAAAGTTAACCATGTTCACTAGGTTTACACAAACTGTATAAGTTTATTAGATACAGAAATACGATTTTTGAAAGGTTACATAGTTCAACCAAAAAGTAACAAACATTGCATCGACCAGCCAAGTAAATTAATAAATGAAAATCACCACTTGTTTGGAAATAGGTTATAGTGATCCGGAAACTAAAGAATGGAGCAAAACATTTATTGGTATTGAATTGTGAGTAACATCAAGTCAAACGATTACTAACACTACTTAGTGCATATCAATCAAACCTGACAAACGCACAAGCCATGCCTTTTACAGGTCTATTGGCAACCAACTTTAGAGTCACCAACAGAGAGCAGGCAAATTTCTCTATAACCCACTACAGTTGAACTCGACACTAACCAAGATATTAAGTTTGACATAAACGACTAAAATTATTGCCTCAGCTCACCGGTTGAGCTAGTGAAGAAGGGCACTATGAAGCACAGACCAGAGGCTAGGTGAGTTAAAGTGTGTGTGAGACGAATATGACAGTGAGATACACGATTTATAGACTAGAGCTGTCCTAACAAGAGATGTGCCTCTTCAAACCACTTGCCTTTCAGAAATTAATTAACTCATAGCAAActgaaaaacaaatttttacaaaagTAAATCTGTTTCTATGGCTACACAGAGTGATGGCTGGCACCTGTGAGAACATCGACATGTTTTCAGACAACTTTTAGTCTTGTGTCTGGGtggtaaattattttattgctaaatgtaacttgttttgtaaGTTAACAGAAAAGATATTGGCCATTGCAATAACTCTTTTCACAAGTAATATCGAAAAAGCATAATTAAAATTTTCCTGCACATATAACTGCATTGTGCAACACGGATTGCGAGTAAATTTATACTAAAGTAGAAAGTggatataaaatattttcagaatGCACATAATAAGAAGGCACAACTTCACAAAAAGCACATGCCTGTATAGCTGCTAAAAGATCACAATGATGTTCCACCCAGACATCAGTACCCTAAATCACCAGCCTGTGTAGCCGCAACTTAACAATTTGATCGAATAACGTATTTTCCAATCACTTTAGAATGGCAGTTCTCTGTTCTAGACAGCTCTTACTACACTAACTTCTATTTATTAGAAAAAGCAAATAATTATAGATTGATGACATACCTTGGGACCCTATGAACAAAGGAAATCGAAGGTAAAATGCagaacaaaacaaatctacctaAAAACTCTACTCGTCCCTATTGACAGCATAAAGAGTAATGATTCATATAACCATGACAAGAAATATACACCTATAGACTACACGGAGCAGGAAAAAGGTCTTCAAATGTGATTCTTTGAAAAATGTACAAAAATGTGTTTGTGTAATCTAGGCTCTCCGGAGACCACAGTCAAGTCGCTGTCAAGTCTCTGGAGACCACAGTCAAGTCGCTGTCAAGTCTCTGGAGACCACAGTCAAGTCGCTGTCAAGTCTCTGGAGACCACAGTCAAGTCGCTGTCCTGAATGCTGGCAAATAAGCCGCCACTGGAGCTACAATCAAGTGTGGCGAGTGCTGACAAATGTTTGTAACGAGAGCTGAGCCAGTAGCGCATAGTAGATGCTATTATACAGATCCTACAGTCATCTACACATACATGTCCCAATACAACTATGTATAAGTAAATGTCAGCTCAGGTATCTCTCCTTGTTGCGGACTACACAAATGAAGTTATTAGTCAGTGATCAAAACACTACAAACGTCTTAAAAATCTACCAATAGAATTCTGGCTTGATGAATATAAACAATACATCTGGCCCAAGGTTTTACATACTGGTAATGTTTACCTAGTTGATTTTGTGAGcaattgtaaaatttgaaattgcCTAAAATAAGGAAGCCTATAAACAGCGAGTCGCGTGTTCTGCAGATTGCACCTGTGGTTATTTGCAGCGATTCATCACGGACAATGGGCACAACATGTTATGATTGTTTTCCAACGACTCCACACATTTCAAGTTATTTCCCTAGAGATTCATTACTCTTTTTCATAAATATTCTGGATCAATATCAACTAATTTAAAAAAGGTGAGAGTAATAAGCGTCTATTCTATTTTACTACCAGCTGTTCTATATTCAATTCTATTTGTTAGCAATAAATGAGAACAAATCGCCGATTGACAACTGAATCAGCTACCGAATTGCATTGCTAAAGTACTGCTCATGTGGAATGACACTAATAAGAAGACAGCTGCCAAGAGCAGTTcccaataaacaaacaaaagagGGAAACGAACAGAGGGAGAGGTGGGGAGAAAGAAGATAGGAGTGCAGAGCAAAAATGGGCTGTGGGAAATAGAATATGGGAAATCGAGGTGATGAAAATGTAGGTCCGAGACAAAGGAATGAAGAGAAAAGGTGGTTAGAGAGAAAACAGGCTGGTGAAAAAGGTGGTTAGAGAGAAAACAGGATGGTGAAAAAGGTGGTTAGAGAGAAAACAGGCTGGTGAAAAAGGTCGTTAGAGAGAAAACAGGCTGGTGAAAAAGGTGGTTAAAAAGAAAACAGGCTGGTGTAAAAGGTGGTTGAAGAGAAAACAGGCTGGTGAAAAAGATGGTTAGAGAAAAAACAGGCTGGTGAAAAAGGTGGTTAGAGAGGAAACAGGATGGTGAAAAAGGTGGTTAGAGAGAAAACAGGCTGGTGAAAAAGGTGGTTAAAGAGAAAACAGGCTGGTTAAAAAGGTGGTTAGAGAGAAAACAGGCTGGTGAAAAAGGTGGTTAGAGAGGAAACAGGATGGTGAAAAAGGTGGTTAGAGAGAAAACAGGCTGGTGAAAAAGGTCGTTAGAGAGAAAACAGGCTGGTGAAAAAGGTGGTTAAAGAGAAAACAGGCTGGTGTAAAAGGTGGTTAAAGAGAAAACAGGCTGGTGAAAAAGGTGGTTAGAGAGAAAGCAGGCTGGTGAAAAAGGTGGTTAGAGAGAAAACAGGCTGGTGAAAAAGGTGGTTAGAGAGAAAACAGGCTGGTGAAAAAGGTGGTTAAAGAGAAAACAGGATGGTGAAAAAGGTGGTTAGAGAGAAAACAGGCTGGTGAAAAAGGTGGTTAGAGAGAAAACAGGCTGGTGAAAAAGATAGCTAAAGAGAAAACAGGCTGGTGTAAAAGGTGGTTAGAGAGAAAACAGGCTGGTGAAAAAGGTGGTTAGAGAGAAAACAGGCTGGTGAAAAAGGTGGTTAGAGAGAAAACAGGCTGGTGAAAAAGGTGGTTAAAGAGAAAACAGGATGGTGAAAAAGGTGGTTAGAGAGAAAACAGGCTGGTGAAAAAGGTGGTTAGAGAGAAAACAGGCTGGTGAAAAAGATGGCTAAAGAGAAAACAGGCTGGTGAAAAAGGTGGCTAAAGAGAAAACAGGCTGGTGAAAAAGGTGGTTAAAGAGAAATTATGCTGAAAAGAATGAAGCTGCATAGACAGAAAGCTTGATAAAAAGTTGGAAGCTGTCAGCGGATAGAATGAGAAATGAGAAGTGACAGCTTCATATTAGCATAACTTACCTGAAGCTCTGGGTACTGAGACATCTCAATAATCTGTGTCTTTGCTTCAGTTCGTGTTCTTGCTGCCTGCAACAATCATAAGAAGCAAGGCTAAGACCTGCAACCTGAATAGACAATTGCGTATCATTCACTATCGTCGGAATATCAATGCttgaataacaataatgcaaAGAAGACAGGATAAAATGATGTTAAGAGATGCTGGATATTGGTTCAATTAAACACCTTTATAACCCATTTTACTGCATCTAATCCTTGCAGGGTTAATAATTATGCCTCTGATGGCTTGTAGGTGACTAAATATCAAAATAACTGATAAACAGGTGTTGTGAATGTGATTCACTTGAGCCCTGACAGCGATATAAACTGGCAGTTCTCCGGAAAATCCAGAACCAATGAATTAGCGGTGGATAGCTAAGACTCAAGACTTACCGTATCTCCTGTTTTATGCATTATTTCTGGAATTGTCTTCTCACAGGTGTAATGAATGTCATGCTTCGGAATTCTACAAAACAAACAACAACGTAGCGCTTGTACATGCAACAGGCAGACATGCATAGACTCTAACAACACACAAGGTACCAaccatacatgtacttattctTAAAAAGGGCTCACAAAAACTTCCCATAGTATTGCTAATACGCACCTGTTGTTGGGGACAAACACGGTGAGGAGATACTTGAGAGCATTGATGGTGGACTTAAATACGGAGTGAACTGAGTCTTTCAAAAGCTTGTGTATGAGAAAAGTAGCAGCCTTCATCATAGCCTTAGCCTCTTCCTTATCCCCCTGGAACTCCGTGAGGCGATTAACAAGGTCGGACATGCATTCCTCTTTAGTTGAGTAGTTTCTCCCATATGCTTTCTGCACCTATACGAcagaataatttaaataaaaacctATTGTTTCAAGTCAGCCAGCAAAAAACTTGAGTGAATATAAAGTAGGGTAAACCAATAAATGCAGATAGAGAAAACGATGTGATGAGTGATCGGAATACCAAGAGGTTTCCGTGCTGTCAACGGAGTATCCACTAAACAATGTTATTAGGCTGATAACAGGAGTACCTACCAGCTCAACGCCAAATACATCTATAACAAAAGCTGCCTCCCTCTGAtctttttctgtcataaaactCGTGTTGGCGTCTGATCTGTCTGTCTGCCCACCGAGAGTAGCATCATCCTCGAGCTCTGCGGGGGCGCTGTATCTGCAACATTGAGGTTCCTGTGAGCCGGCTGGATCAGCCAATGTTTCTACAGTCATCTCAACAGTTTGAGTAAAATAACTGTCACAATTCTAATAATTCATTTTGAGATGTTCTGTTTACTACTACAAACTTTACCAGCTTAACTGTAAGAGCATAACAAGGAAGAATCAGAGGCTTCCAATATACAAATCTAAATAAGTATACTAGAAAGAACATAACTCCTCATTTGTGAGGAGTTATGTTTCCTCATTTGTGAAGAAAAACCCCTCACAAATGAGCTGTAGGGGTGAATCACAGACAGCTATTCAATGAGACAGCTACACTAAATCGTAGAACAGCCAAGAAATCGTAGAAACTAGGTACTGTGCTAAGAGTTGGTCTGGAGATGGCATAGACTGGTAACTGCGTTAAGAGGTTGGTTGTTAAGAGTGTTGGTTGATCTAAAAATGATATAAACTAGGCAATGCGCTAATAGATTTTATCTAGAGATGGTACAAACTAGTTACCATGCAAAGAAAGTTGGTCTAAATGTGGTATTAACTGGTTAATTAACTGAATACTCACGACTGTTTAGGGCTTGGTAAAGCTCTGTCATCCCTATCTACCTGCTCTGTTCTTTTAGGACTAGGAGGGTTCTGTATTCGTGGTGAGTCTCTAGCACTAAAACAATCCTTTGTGTAAATCATTTCTTGCGTGTAGCTTAACCCCTACTATAAAACCCCTACGTCAAAGATGTGcgctccccatcaacttattgtaaaaattaccgcaatcatagtCTATAACACCTGTAAGATTGAtcaaaaaaagaagaaaagttgttgatgcaatccaataatactgcagttacggtacagcctacAAATTAGAAGAGTTAAGTCAAGGTTTACCCTTTTTAGCATAgccaaaggagtgagtttgaaaaaatcttagaatggattaggcgatttacatgtacttaaccgctcttataatgtaaatttcctataacataaacgctcctggaacggattatttacattttaggagcgcctactgtatatgTTACTGCCTTGAGTTTGACATTGTTTTGTTTGCTATGCACAGCTAAAACTGTAAGCGTATTATTTGGTACAATGAAGAGAGGAACACAGAACCTAAAATTATCAGCAAGCTACTAATTACTATGACTAAATCACGCTGGTTTAATCCTAAACCACTCTGTTGTGAGCAAATCAATCGAGCGCTAACAGAATAGaatgaattaaaagaaaaacaatttattatgaAGAGCCTGAATAATATAGAGGAAAATGGCAGGAGTTGCGAGCTCatgacaaatacaaaaatatatgagAAGCAGTCTGAAAATAACAAATACCAGCGCGTCAGCACACCAGAAAAAACCATAACAACAAAGAGATGAATCAGCCACCACAGTTTTGATACCATGGCAAGACTTACAGTGCCGGAAGACGCCTTTCATCATTAGGGTTCCCAACCCTGGGGCTCACCATGTTCACAACTCTAGGGCTAGACAGATTAAAATAGTTGTTGCAGATGGGTCAGTAAATTTATAGGAACGAAAAGGGTAAAAATTAGATTCTGTTCCAGTTGTTGAAACAG
Proteins encoded in this window:
- the LOC137404255 gene encoding centrosomal protein of 104 kDa-like, with the protein product MPEKVAFHVVHVSGQDDNLKATELNTHSPLTRGWSSSRFCLYPQDIVIQLEKRCRIRKVQVLSHQYLIASRVEFFVGDIPPDLPINLQNARYNRLGYVALSDNEQTDYKARELKSVHVDSVGLYLKLVIHKNHVNKYNLYNQVGVIAINVIGDDLDKSNQEEDYSATNKQKPDYISPLDDLAFDMYQDTEVAQIIRKLERKKQESVLAEKFDYAKRVKQAIAELQKVGEKLGKYEVEKRQAVENEDYDKAKLKKVQMEEYRLQMYRELNIAGILEDDPNTVKQSPRVEPPPSRLEEIPSPPLPKATVTRPSQSSPLPTVGQSARDSPRIQNPPSPKRTEQVDRDDRALPSPKQSYSAPAELEDDATLGGQTDRSDANTSFMTEKDQREAAFVIDVFGVELVQKAYGRNYSTKEECMSDLVNRLTEFQGDKEEAKAMMKAATFLIHKLLKDSVHSVFKSTINALKYLLTVFVPNNRIPKHDIHYTCEKTIPEIMHKTGDTAARTRTEAKTQIIEMSQYPELQATHAVPLFCVRPFKLNTAPRLAQSHVEVVDELYTKLTSKDSGLTVDNLMKFCVNALQHHSGQVRSLTEALIIKLYKERSSAVKSYLPPDDEKTRRNTLYRQLFEAFDVIDGKPSKKEIEKNRQADEAAKKAEVEDLQRQIAQMRALQSNLPANNKKKGSVSNKKSIVPPLEEDAMSTITKFDRTCIFCNEQNDTFTEEGLDLHYWKSCPMLKRCSNCKQVVEIAGLTEHLLTECEAKGTYSKCPRCTEAIPKTEFDEHVKAKACNPADPKKSHCPLCHQNIPAGDNSWTDHLMTNMASACKGNPRRHNNNYKNKSKGGVKPTAGVGKSRIGKSTGRK